A window of Garciella nitratireducens DSM 15102 contains these coding sequences:
- the coaBC gene encoding bifunctional phosphopantothenoylcysteine decarboxylase/phosphopantothenate--cysteine ligase CoaBC has protein sequence MLDNKTIVLGVTGGIAAYKSVDLVSRLRKLGANIHVIMTESATKFVTPLTFQTLSKNVVAVDTFQNIQYWEVEHISLAQKADLFIIAPATANIIGKVANGIADDMLSTTIMATKADKLIVPAMNTQMYLNPIVQNNIKKLQKLGYRIIKPDCGFLACGDIGIGKFPSLAVIEEEVLNCFNKKKDLIGKKILITAGPTCEPIDPVRFITNHSTGKMGYAIAQEAVERGAEVILISGPTSLEVPVGAQVEFITSTEEMYDKVMEYISSVDIIIKSAAVSDYRPKKVFKEKIKKTQRELILTLEKNKDIAYELGKIKGNKILVGFAAETQNLIDNAKAKIKKKNLDFIVANDLTQEGAGFKGDTNIVKIIDKKGNIRNLPKMSKKEVAKEILDEVVKIM, from the coding sequence ATGTTAGATAATAAAACTATTGTTTTAGGGGTAACAGGAGGGATTGCAGCATATAAATCAGTAGACTTGGTAAGTCGTCTAAGAAAATTAGGAGCGAATATTCATGTCATTATGACAGAATCGGCTACAAAATTTGTTACTCCATTGACTTTTCAAACTTTATCTAAAAATGTTGTAGCTGTAGATACTTTTCAAAATATTCAATATTGGGAAGTAGAACATATTAGTTTAGCTCAAAAAGCAGATTTATTTATAATTGCACCTGCTACGGCAAATATAATAGGAAAGGTAGCCAATGGTATAGCAGACGATATGCTTTCCACAACTATTATGGCAACAAAAGCAGATAAATTAATTGTTCCAGCAATGAATACACAAATGTATTTAAATCCAATTGTTCAGAATAATATAAAGAAACTACAAAAATTAGGATATCGAATCATAAAACCTGATTGTGGATTTTTAGCTTGTGGAGATATAGGAATAGGCAAATTTCCTTCGCTTGCAGTAATTGAGGAAGAAGTTTTAAATTGTTTTAATAAAAAGAAAGATTTAATAGGAAAAAAAATTTTAATTACAGCTGGCCCTACTTGTGAACCTATTGATCCTGTACGTTTTATTACAAATCACTCTACAGGGAAAATGGGATATGCAATTGCTCAAGAGGCTGTTGAGCGAGGAGCTGAAGTTATATTAATTTCAGGCCCTACATCATTAGAAGTACCAGTAGGAGCTCAAGTTGAATTTATTACTTCAACCGAGGAAATGTATGATAAAGTAATGGAGTATATTTCATCTGTAGATATTATTATTAAATCTGCAGCTGTTTCTGACTATAGACCTAAGAAAGTTTTTAAAGAAAAAATAAAAAAGACTCAAAGGGAATTAATATTAACTTTAGAAAAAAACAAAGATATTGCTTATGAATTAGGGAAAATTAAAGGCAATAAAATTTTAGTAGGTTTTGCAGCGGAGACTCAAAATTTAATTGATAATGCCAAGGCAAAAATTAAGAAAAAAAATCTTGACTTTATCGTTGCTAATGATTTAACTCAAGAAGGCGCAGGTTTTAAAGGAGATACTAATATTGTAAAAATTATTGATAAAAAAGGAAATATACGTAATTTACCTAAGATGTCAAAAAAAGAAGTTGCAAAAGAAATTTTAGATGAAGTAGTAAAAATTATGTAA
- the rpoZ gene encoding DNA-directed RNA polymerase subunit omega has product MIYPSIKSLLEKVDNKYSLVAMTAKRARQLIDGQKPLVDINCENPVTIATNEISAGLIRPQTDEED; this is encoded by the coding sequence ATGATATATCCATCCATAAAATCATTATTAGAAAAGGTAGACAATAAATATTCTTTAGTTGCAATGACAGCGAAAAGAGCTAGGCAATTAATAGATGGGCAAAAGCCTCTTGTTGATATAAATTGTGAAAATCCAGTGACCATTGCTACTAATGAGATTTCTGCTGGACTTATACGACCACAAACGGATGAAGAAGATTAA
- the gmk gene encoding guanylate kinase — translation MNKFQYDKKGLLIVISGPSGAGKGTVCKALLKEVRNLNISVSMTTRKPRIGEIEGVNYYFVQENEFKKMIKEGELLEYAKVYDNYYGTPKNKVLEKLKHGEDVILEIDIQGALKVKSQFPEGVFIFIVPPSMEELKNRIKKRGTETEEEVTKRFQSSYKEINYISKYNYIVINDDIEKAVERIKSIIIAEKCRVDRLKHTVLKTIEGGI, via the coding sequence ATGAATAAATTTCAATATGACAAAAAAGGCTTACTAATTGTAATTTCCGGTCCATCGGGTGCTGGAAAAGGAACGGTTTGTAAAGCTTTATTAAAAGAAGTGAGGAATCTAAATATTTCTGTTTCTATGACTACTAGGAAACCTCGTATAGGGGAAATAGAAGGAGTAAATTATTATTTTGTACAAGAAAATGAATTTAAAAAAATGATTAAAGAAGGTGAGCTTTTAGAATATGCAAAGGTATATGATAATTATTATGGCACTCCTAAAAATAAAGTGCTAGAAAAATTAAAACACGGAGAAGATGTTATATTAGAAATAGATATTCAAGGAGCATTAAAAGTAAAGTCTCAATTTCCAGAAGGGGTATTTATTTTTATCGTTCCTCCCTCTATGGAGGAACTAAAAAATAGAATTAAAAAGAGAGGAACTGAGACAGAAGAAGAAGTCACTAAAAGATTTCAATCGTCTTATAAAGAAATTAATTATATTTCAAAATATAATTATATTGTAATCAATGATGATATTGAGAAAGCTGTTGAAAGAATAAAATCAATTATTATAGCTGAAAAATGCAGAGTAGATAGATTAAAACATACCGTATTAAAAACAATTGAAGGAGGAATTTAA
- the remA gene encoding extracellular matrix/biofilm regulator RemA, translated as MSIKLINIGFGNIVSANRLIAIVSPESAPIKRMIQEARDRGMLIDATYGRRTRAVIITDSDHIILSAVQPETMAHRLDHKDHSMIEDQNE; from the coding sequence ATGTCAATAAAATTAATTAATATTGGATTTGGGAACATTGTCTCTGCAAATCGATTAATTGCTATTGTAAGCCCTGAATCTGCACCTATTAAGAGGATGATTCAAGAAGCGAGGGATCGAGGAATGTTAATTGATGCTACTTATGGTAGGCGAACAAGAGCTGTAATTATTACAGATAGTGATCACATTATATTATCAGCTGTACAACCCGAGACTATGGCTCATCGTTTAGACCATAAAGATCATTCTATGATTGAGGATCAAAATGAATAA
- a CDS encoding YicC/YloC family endoribonuclease: protein MKSMTGFGRGKFKNDKYECLIEIKTINHRYKDFFIYGPRYLNSIENRIKELVSTYIARGRIEIFIQVEMLSQKEKDIKLDSVLAKEYYRILKKLKGIIPSIQEDINLSLIAQFPEIIKVQEIDYNVEELWGCLKLALQQALIELNSTREKEAENLKKDLSIRCDKIEEKVKLIEQLAPEIEKEYKKRLTQKIIEYTQSIEIDHQRIMTEVAIFADKSNITEEIIRLFSHIQQFKNTLNQESIGRKLDFIIQEMNREINTIGSKANCYVISSEVVEIKSELEKIREQIQNIE, encoded by the coding sequence ATGAAAAGTATGACCGGCTTTGGAAGAGGAAAGTTTAAAAATGATAAATATGAGTGTTTAATAGAGATAAAGACTATAAATCATAGATATAAAGACTTTTTCATCTATGGACCTCGATATTTAAATAGTATAGAGAATAGAATAAAAGAATTAGTAAGTACATATATAGCAAGAGGCAGAATAGAAATTTTTATTCAGGTAGAAATGTTAAGTCAAAAAGAGAAAGATATAAAATTAGATTCCGTTTTAGCGAAAGAATATTATAGAATACTAAAGAAATTAAAAGGAATTATACCTAGTATTCAAGAAGATATCAATTTATCCTTAATAGCCCAATTTCCTGAAATTATAAAAGTTCAAGAAATTGATTATAATGTAGAGGAACTATGGGGATGCTTAAAATTGGCACTACAACAAGCTTTGATAGAATTAAATAGTACAAGAGAGAAAGAAGCGGAAAATTTAAAGAAAGATTTATCAATTAGATGCGATAAAATAGAAGAAAAAGTAAAATTGATTGAACAATTAGCTCCTGAAATAGAGAAAGAATATAAGAAAAGATTGACACAAAAAATTATAGAATATACTCAATCAATAGAGATAGATCATCAAAGAATTATGACTGAAGTAGCAATATTTGCAGATAAAAGTAATATTACAGAGGAAATCATCAGGTTATTTAGTCATATTCAACAATTTAAAAATACTTTAAATCAAGAATCCATTGGTAGAAAATTAGATTTTATTATACAAGAAATGAATAGAGAGATAAATACCATAGGTTCAAAAGCTAATTGTTATGTTATTTCTAGTGAAGTTGTTGAAATAAAAAGTGAATTAGAGAAAATTAGAGAACAAATTCAAAATATAGAATAG
- the dapF gene encoding diaminopimelate epimerase → MKFVKMQGLGNDFIIVNDMEEKISLIKEQIRLLCDRHFGIGADGLMLVRPSKIYDIKMLFYNQDGTEAAMCGNGVRCFAKFVYDKKIVKKNQFDIETKAGKISPEIIDDKVQVNMGRADFNPQNIPVDIEKNKIMNEILSINGKNIVFSSVLVGVPHTIIEVENLERYPVKDLGPLIEKHRFFPFGTNVNFVEALDSKEIKMVTWERGVGLTLACGTGACAVATIMREKEKIKDRVLIHLPGGDLVIKFVNEDIFMLGPAKQVYKGEINI, encoded by the coding sequence ATGAAATTTGTAAAAATGCAGGGACTTGGAAATGATTTTATTATTGTAAATGATATGGAAGAAAAAATTTCTTTGATAAAGGAACAAATTCGTTTATTATGTGATCGACATTTTGGCATAGGGGCAGATGGATTAATGTTAGTCAGGCCTTCAAAAATCTATGATATAAAAATGTTATTTTATAATCAAGATGGAACAGAGGCGGCTATGTGCGGAAATGGGGTAAGATGTTTTGCAAAATTTGTATATGACAAAAAAATTGTAAAAAAAAATCAGTTTGATATCGAAACAAAGGCTGGGAAAATATCTCCTGAAATTATAGATGATAAAGTACAAGTAAATATGGGAAGAGCAGATTTTAATCCTCAAAATATTCCTGTAGATATAGAAAAAAATAAGATAATGAATGAGATTTTATCGATAAATGGAAAAAACATTGTCTTTTCTTCTGTATTAGTAGGTGTACCCCATACTATTATAGAGGTAGAAAATTTAGAAAGATATCCTGTAAAAGATCTTGGACCGCTTATAGAAAAACATAGATTTTTTCCTTTTGGTACTAATGTAAATTTTGTAGAGGCATTAGATTCAAAAGAAATAAAGATGGTTACGTGGGAAAGAGGTGTAGGTCTTACACTAGCTTGTGGAACTGGAGCTTGTGCTGTTGCAACTATTATGAGAGAAAAAGAAAAAATAAAAGATCGAGTGTTAATTCATCTACCTGGTGGAGATTTAGTTATTAAATTTGTAAATGAGGATATTTTCATGTTAGGTCCTGCAAAACAGGTTTATAAAGGAGAGATCAATATATAA
- a CDS encoding Rqc2 family fibronectin-binding protein — MAFDGIIIKSLINELNQTLYNGRIEKIYQPETDEIYINIRNNRNNYTLLLSANANNPRIYLTKLQKSNPTIPPNFCMLLRKHLTKGKILSIRQPLMERIIEIDISTMNELGDIEIKTLIIEIMGRHSNIILIYKNNQKIIDSIKRVGSNMSRYRQVLPGKKYFYPPSQNKHNPLSINKEDAKKLLEQFPSIKKIEKFFIESFTGISPLIAREICFISGIDGDDSIEALTEKQKKYLLNSFFDIMQLIKAHHFSPIIIYNKTQTNIIAFSVIPLRQYDHLPQKSFLTTSNLLEKFYYEKDKLERIKQKSSDLLHHLNNKLERSYKKLEVQQNEYKKSQKASIYKLYGELITANIYSLKKGLDTAILSNFYSQKQEKIKIPLNPNLTPAQNAQKYFKKYNKSKNAIKQLNTQIQNTKEDIYYLESQIENLKNCTELEEIQEIKEELKKEGYLAKSNKKSSKDPFPSTPLHFISSNGFDIYVGKNNRQNDFLTLKFASENDLWFHTKNIPGSHVIIKNNTGKEIPEKTLLEAASLAAYYSKSRNSNKVPVDYTKVKYVKKIKGAKPGMVIYENNQTIYITPEKEKIFLLKRGN, encoded by the coding sequence ATGGCATTTGATGGAATTATCATAAAATCATTAATAAATGAATTAAATCAAACACTTTACAACGGACGTATAGAAAAAATTTATCAACCTGAAACAGACGAAATTTATATAAACATCAGAAATAATAGAAACAATTATACTTTATTATTATCTGCTAACGCTAATAATCCTAGAATATATTTAACTAAATTACAAAAATCTAATCCTACTATACCGCCCAATTTTTGTATGTTATTAAGAAAGCATTTAACAAAAGGAAAAATTCTTTCCATTCGCCAACCTCTTATGGAAAGAATCATAGAGATAGATATCTCTACAATGAATGAACTAGGAGATATAGAAATAAAAACTTTAATTATAGAAATTATGGGACGTCATAGTAATATCATTCTGATTTATAAAAATAATCAAAAAATTATCGATAGTATAAAAAGAGTCGGTAGTAATATGAGTAGATATCGACAAGTTCTTCCAGGGAAAAAATATTTTTATCCTCCAAGCCAAAATAAACATAATCCTTTAAGTATAAATAAAGAAGATGCAAAAAAACTTCTAGAGCAATTTCCTTCTATTAAAAAAATCGAAAAATTTTTTATAGAATCCTTTACAGGTATTAGCCCTTTGATTGCTAGAGAAATTTGTTTTATTAGTGGTATTGATGGAGATGACTCTATCGAAGCATTAACTGAAAAGCAAAAAAAATATCTATTAAATTCTTTTTTCGACATCATGCAATTGATAAAAGCCCATCACTTTTCGCCCATTATTATATATAATAAAACCCAAACAAATATAATAGCTTTTTCAGTTATTCCCTTAAGGCAGTACGATCATTTACCACAAAAGAGTTTTTTAACTACTTCTAATCTTTTAGAAAAATTTTATTACGAAAAAGATAAATTAGAGCGAATCAAACAAAAAAGTAGCGATCTTCTTCATCATCTGAATAATAAACTAGAACGAAGTTATAAAAAATTAGAAGTTCAACAAAATGAATATAAAAAATCTCAAAAAGCCTCTATTTATAAATTATACGGAGAATTGATAACTGCAAATATTTATTCTTTAAAAAAAGGATTAGATACAGCAATTTTATCCAATTTTTATTCTCAGAAACAAGAAAAAATAAAAATCCCTTTAAACCCAAATTTAACTCCTGCTCAAAATGCTCAAAAATATTTTAAAAAATATAATAAAAGTAAAAACGCCATAAAACAATTAAATACACAAATTCAAAATACAAAAGAAGATATTTATTATTTGGAGAGCCAAATAGAAAATCTAAAAAATTGTACAGAATTAGAGGAAATCCAAGAAATTAAAGAAGAATTAAAAAAAGAAGGTTACCTAGCTAAATCTAATAAAAAATCTTCTAAAGATCCCTTCCCTTCTACCCCTCTGCATTTTATTTCCAGCAATGGATTCGACATCTATGTTGGAAAAAACAATCGACAAAATGATTTTTTAACCTTAAAATTTGCATCAGAAAATGATTTATGGTTTCATACCAAAAATATTCCTGGTTCTCATGTTATTATAAAAAATAATACTGGAAAAGAAATTCCCGAAAAAACTTTACTAGAAGCCGCATCACTTGCTGCTTATTATAGCAAATCTAGAAATTCTAATAAGGTACCTGTAGATTATACAAAAGTAAAATATGTAAAAAAAATAAAAGGTGCAAAACCAGGAATGGTAATCTATGAAAATAATCAAACTATTTATATCACACCTGAAAAAGAAAAAATTTTTTTATTAAAAAGGGGGAATTAA
- a CDS encoding RluA family pseudouridine synthase — MKLKNVNCFIVENENVDKRVDAFLADQLKEYSRSYIKKLIKSKYVKVNNQFVKASYLLTQGDKIEIIIPDEKININPENISLDIIYEDDDVIIINKPQGMVVHPAPGNYSGTLVNALLYHKKPLSSINGEFRPGIVHRIDKDTSGLLIIAKNDFAHRKLAQQLQEHTITRRYIALTEKIIKKNKGTINLPIGRHPVHRKKMAVVKNGKPAITHFYVIDRFENNTLIEADLETGRTHQIRVHMDYIGHPLVGDPVYGYKKQIFSLQGQLLHAKKIGFIHPTKKIYMEFEAKLPEHFQKILDILRGK, encoded by the coding sequence ATGAAATTGAAAAATGTAAATTGTTTTATAGTAGAAAATGAGAATGTTGACAAAAGAGTAGATGCTTTTTTAGCAGATCAACTGAAAGAGTATTCTAGAAGTTATATCAAAAAACTAATTAAAAGCAAATATGTAAAAGTAAATAATCAATTTGTAAAAGCAAGTTATTTGTTAACCCAAGGAGATAAAATAGAAATTATAATTCCTGATGAAAAAATAAATATAAATCCTGAAAATATATCTCTTGATATTATTTATGAAGATGATGATGTAATTATTATAAACAAGCCTCAAGGCATGGTAGTTCATCCGGCTCCTGGGAATTATTCTGGGACCTTAGTAAATGCTTTATTATATCATAAAAAACCATTATCAAGCATAAATGGAGAGTTTAGACCAGGTATTGTGCATCGGATTGATAAAGATACATCAGGTTTATTGATAATAGCTAAAAATGACTTTGCTCATAGAAAATTAGCACAGCAATTACAGGAACATACGATAACAAGAAGATATATTGCTTTAACAGAGAAAATAATCAAAAAGAATAAAGGGACAATTAATTTACCTATTGGAAGACACCCTGTTCACAGAAAAAAAATGGCTGTAGTAAAGAATGGGAAACCAGCGATTACTCATTTTTATGTAATAGACAGGTTTGAAAATAATACTCTTATTGAAGCAGATTTAGAAACAGGAAGAACCCATCAAATTCGAGTACACATGGATTATATTGGACATCCTTTAGTAGGAGATCCTGTTTATGGATATAAAAAACAAATATTTTCTCTACAAGGACAATTACTTCATGCAAAAAAAATTGGTTTTATTCATCCTACGAAAAAAATATATATGGAATTTGAAGCAAAGTTACCTGAACATTTTCAAAAGATTTTAGATATTTTAAGGGGAAAATAG
- a CDS encoding TraR/DksA C4-type zinc finger protein, whose translation MDKRELKYYENLLLEEKEEVVKTLTEREDNSDFSNLRDQIEELSFYDNHPGDIGSETYQMELNLALKQHQKEELKNIEESLKKIEIGSYGICEFCRSNIEKERLEYMPTAKLCSKCANKRLTSNKQDQDRPVEEKILYPPFHRANIDLKDSVIYDTEDTWQDIQQHINSSSDDDIGKDFESSGFVEKIEKISNEEYKNQLPD comes from the coding sequence ATGGATAAAAGGGAACTAAAGTATTATGAAAATCTTTTATTAGAAGAAAAAGAAGAAGTAGTAAAAACGCTAACAGAAAGAGAAGATAATAGTGATTTTTCTAATTTACGTGACCAGATAGAAGAATTATCATTTTATGATAACCATCCTGGAGATATTGGGAGCGAAACTTATCAAATGGAATTAAATTTAGCTTTAAAACAACATCAAAAAGAAGAATTAAAAAACATTGAAGAAAGTTTGAAGAAAATAGAAATAGGGAGTTATGGAATATGTGAATTTTGTAGGAGTAATATAGAGAAGGAACGACTTGAATATATGCCCACAGCAAAACTTTGTTCTAAATGTGCAAACAAAAGATTAACATCAAACAAACAAGATCAAGATAGACCTGTAGAAGAAAAAATATTATATCCTCCGTTTCATAGAGCAAATATAGATTTAAAGGATTCTGTAATATATGATACAGAAGATACCTGGCAAGATATTCAACAACATATAAATTCTTCTTCTGATGATGATATTGGAAAGGATTTTGAAAGTAGCGGATTCGTAGAAAAGATTGAGAAAATATCTAATGAAGAATATAAAAATCAGCTTCCTGATTAA
- a CDS encoding DivIVA domain-containing protein, translating to MITPMEIHNKEFSRKVRGYDQDEVDEFLDKIIIDYEKLYKENSELKDKLNLQNEKMTQYINIEDTLQKTLITAQKASEEIEKNAREKADLIIKEAEIQAKQILSEANNEIIFIMKNKEKLMKDVKVLKTKIKTLLESQLEILDEVDQLNDKDGKIDNIEEKEKKTF from the coding sequence GTGATAACTCCAATGGAAATTCATAATAAGGAATTTAGCAGAAAAGTAAGAGGTTATGATCAAGACGAAGTAGATGAATTCTTAGATAAAATTATTATTGATTATGAAAAATTGTATAAAGAGAATTCAGAACTTAAAGATAAGCTAAATTTACAAAATGAGAAAATGACACAATATATAAATATCGAAGATACTTTGCAAAAAACATTGATTACAGCCCAAAAAGCTTCAGAAGAAATAGAAAAAAATGCAAGAGAGAAAGCTGATTTAATAATAAAAGAGGCTGAGATTCAAGCAAAACAAATATTATCAGAAGCGAATAATGAAATTATATTTATTATGAAAAATAAAGAAAAATTGATGAAAGATGTAAAAGTACTAAAAACAAAAATAAAAACTTTATTAGAATCTCAATTAGAAATTTTAGATGAAGTAGATCAATTAAATGATAAAGATGGTAAAATAGATAATATAGAAGAAAAAGAGAAAAAAACATTTTAA
- a CDS encoding RNA-binding protein translates to MKKEEDFIFLKAKMQDTVHWVDKTNSRKFSCFLDPLQQKFCKNILVQESSVQFQFFGGHEYCERKMLCIFPQNSSLTIWEWPIAILHIYPKSYKKNNKLRHPEILGRLMNLGIQRNRVGDINIINDFIQIFVQEKLKEYIKYHLEKISNIPVEISEVDWKEVVSFQPSFEEMYITTSSLRLDSMISKIFGLSRKEAMIFIKSGKVKVNWEYITHSSMQLIEKDVISVKGKGRATFCKILGNTKKGNKKILIRKNK, encoded by the coding sequence ATGAAAAAAGAAGAAGACTTTATATTTTTGAAAGCAAAAATGCAAGATACTGTTCATTGGGTTGATAAAACAAATAGTAGAAAATTTTCTTGTTTTTTAGATCCTCTACAACAGAAATTTTGTAAAAATATTTTAGTACAAGAATCAAGTGTTCAGTTTCAATTTTTTGGTGGACATGAATATTGTGAAAGAAAAATGCTATGTATATTTCCTCAAAATAGTAGTTTAACTATTTGGGAATGGCCTATAGCAATATTACATATTTATCCAAAATCTTATAAGAAGAATAATAAATTGAGACATCCTGAAATTCTAGGAAGACTTATGAATTTAGGGATACAGAGAAATAGAGTTGGCGATATAAATATTATAAATGATTTTATACAAATATTTGTACAAGAAAAATTAAAAGAATATATAAAATATCACCTAGAAAAGATTTCTAATATACCAGTTGAAATTTCTGAGGTAGATTGGAAAGAAGTAGTATCTTTTCAACCTTCGTTTGAGGAAATGTATATTACTACTTCTTCTTTAAGGCTAGATAGTATGATTAGTAAAATTTTTGGGCTCTCAAGAAAAGAAGCTATGATATTTATTAAATCAGGAAAAGTAAAAGTTAATTGGGAATATATTACACACTCTAGTATGCAATTAATAGAGAAAGATGTAATTTCCGTTAAAGGAAAAGGAAGGGCAACTTTTTGCAAAATATTAGGAAATACAAAAAAAGGAAATAAAAAAATTTTAATTCGAAAAAATAAATAG
- a CDS encoding YggT family protein produces the protein MSSIQTTLLTAGYYLFELIYFLIFIRVILSWIRLNSSNKFIMMIYNLTEPILEPFRKLLDRFNIGGGMIDFSPIVAIFIIQLIIHPLYNKIISFIF, from the coding sequence ATGTCCAGTATACAAACTACACTATTAACAGCAGGGTATTATCTATTTGAGTTAATTTATTTTCTTATTTTTATTAGAGTAATTCTGAGCTGGATAAGATTAAATTCTAGTAATAAATTTATTATGATGATATATAATCTGACAGAACCAATTTTAGAACCTTTTAGAAAATTATTAGACCGTTTTAATATAGGAGGAGGTATGATTGATTTTTCTCCTATTGTCGCTATTTTTATTATTCAATTAATAATACATCCTTTATATAATAAAATTATTTCTTTTATTTTTTAG
- a CDS encoding cell division protein SepF: MKKNVLGKVMDFMGLGEDVDDIEFDEIEEEYEKEDVEPYIPMNRKGKIVNIQSNLNVKVVLAEPISFNDAAQICDDLKSRKTVVVNLEKADHEEAKKIFDFLNGSVYALDGKIQKISNGVFILAPNNVELLSEIGDEIKNKSLFNWQNK; encoded by the coding sequence ATGAAAAAAAACGTTTTAGGTAAAGTGATGGATTTTATGGGGTTAGGAGAAGACGTAGATGACATAGAATTTGATGAAATAGAAGAAGAATATGAAAAAGAGGATGTAGAACCTTATATTCCTATGAATAGAAAAGGAAAAATTGTTAATATTCAATCTAATTTAAATGTTAAAGTAGTATTAGCAGAGCCGATTAGTTTTAATGATGCAGCGCAGATATGTGATGATTTAAAAAGTCGAAAGACTGTTGTCGTAAACTTAGAGAAAGCAGATCACGAAGAAGCTAAAAAAATTTTCGATTTTTTGAATGGTTCTGTATATGCATTAGATGGAAAAATCCAAAAAATTTCAAATGGTGTTTTTATTTTAGCTCCTAATAATGTAGAACTATTAAGTGAGATTGGTGATGAAATCAAAAATAAAAGTCTTTTTAACTGGCAAAATAAATAA
- a CDS encoding YggS family pyridoxal phosphate-dependent enzyme: protein MLEQKLIDENIKNIIQNIDKAAKKSGRSLEDITLIAVSKTVDVESMKYIYQKGFNNFGENRVQELTKKFTQFDDKVNWHFIGHLQRNKVKYIVDKVKLIHSVDSIRLLKEINLQAKKIGRQIPVLVQVNVAKEESKFGIKTNEIKDFMREAVNYSNIIIKGFMMIAPYEEDPEKVRPFFMELREIYDKIKKKERHNIKMQYLSMGMTNDYTVAIEEGSNMIRIGTGIFGKRMYS from the coding sequence ATGTTAGAACAAAAATTAATAGACGAAAATATAAAAAATATTATTCAAAATATAGATAAAGCTGCAAAAAAAAGTGGAAGATCTTTGGAAGATATTACTTTAATAGCAGTTTCAAAAACTGTTGATGTAGAAAGTATGAAATATATTTATCAAAAGGGATTTAATAATTTTGGAGAGAATAGAGTTCAAGAATTAACTAAAAAATTTACCCAGTTTGATGATAAAGTAAATTGGCATTTTATAGGTCATCTTCAGCGTAATAAAGTAAAATATATAGTAGATAAAGTAAAGTTAATTCATTCTGTTGATTCTATTAGGCTTTTAAAAGAAATTAATTTGCAAGCCAAGAAAATTGGTAGACAAATTCCTGTATTAGTACAAGTAAACGTAGCAAAGGAAGAAAGCAAATTTGGAATTAAAACAAACGAAATAAAAGATTTTATGAGAGAAGCTGTAAATTATAGTAATATAATTATAAAAGGATTTATGATGATAGCACCTTATGAAGAAGATCCAGAAAAGGTTCGTCCTTTTTTTATGGAATTAAGAGAAATTTATGATAAAATAAAGAAAAAGGAAAGGCATAATATTAAAATGCAATATTTATCTATGGGGATGACAAATGATTATACCGTTGCTATTGAGGAAGGATCTAATATGATTCGCATAGGTACTGGGATTTTTGGAAAAAGAATGTATTCTTAA